From the genome of Phoenix dactylifera cultivar Barhee BC4 chromosome 5, palm_55x_up_171113_PBpolish2nd_filt_p, whole genome shotgun sequence:
TTTTTTAAATTTGGAATGAGGCAACTAGCTAAACCATCATTTCACATGGAGACCtacaaatatattatatttatatttattattattgttattattatagcTGCTCCTCCTCctattattagagtaaattacagCAATATCTCTTCAAATTTGGATAAGCAAACTCTAAAATTAACTTTTCTTTAATTCGAtatcataaattattttttttgttacaatgtggttaagTTGTCCATTCATTCAACGTGGTTAATGGATTGTGAAACATATCTGTGCTCTGACACTGTTAATAGATTGTgaaaaatatctaaattatCCACCAACTTCTTATAAATgagattttctttgttttctgacCCAATGATTGACCCAAACCAACAAAACCTGTCTTCCCATCACAACAACCGCCGCCACTAGCGTAACAAGAGGCATCATCGACGCCACGGCAACAGTCGCAATCACCATCTTGCTTTCAAATTTTTCGTTTCTTTGGGACCTCtttcaagtttttctttttcatttgagCAACTAAAATAGTCGACGGATCAAGCCTCCCCAACAatcgtgctcattagaagagAATCGGGCTGAGCTGAATTGCTATATCTTGGGGATGAAATCGCTACAAACCTGTACGTAGGGGGCGAATTACATTCTTAGAACGCTGTATATCACACGCCTCGATCctcgcaattttttttttcaatcttctaattttattctagtaaattatttctttataatacttgtataaaataaagatatagcaatttcaagaaaaaatacttttctataAGAATGTGATTTTGATTACACTAATAATTGCTATTTAATCAtttattaaatttaatttaattgcaTAGGACTAAATTTGGTTTTAATTATATAGAATTAGAAAGctgtaaaagtttttttttctctccttacAAAAATCAGTCATTTTAAGAAAGTcatattgctttaaaaattgtgCAAACAAATTTTTGCAACTTTAAAAACTGTacagaaaattttctgcatattTAAAATCTTTGCAAAATTTTCTACATATTTGAAAATAGTGCGGAAATTTTCTGCAGAATAAAAATCTGTGTAAAAAATTATTGTATCTTTAAAATCCGCGTAGATTTTCTACAGCTTtaaattttatgcatatttaaaatttatacaGAAAACTCTTGTATTTTTAAAAGTTGTGCAGAAATTATTGTTGCTTTAAAAATTGTGCATATTGTTAGATGTTCTCAAAATACATACTATTACTTTGAAAAATGTGCAAAATTACAAAGCTATATTATTTGTTATATTTCTTAGTGTTGTTATCTAATTGTATTGATATTGTTGCTCTTTATTGTATTTATTTCAAAACCTAGAATTTAACTCAAAATCTTATAAATCAAAAGGGTActaacaaaaagatgaaccgaCATGTCTGGATTTGTTATAAATTTGTAAGACAACTCAAAAAAGTAATgccatttttttgaaatttgtcaAGTCTAAAAAAAACTTGATAGATCATTTAACCAAATGTTTGTCTAAAAGTGGAGTCCTAGAATCATCGAAGGGATGGGGCTTAAGCTCACTATTTAGTCACCGACAGTGGAtatccaatctttataattggagaTCCCATGGAGGAGGTTCAATGTGGTAGAAACGAAACTGATTGAGTGATCGTATTAGAGCACATTTTTTGGAGTATATCTCTTCCCATTCTTGTGATGAGTGTTCTTATCAGTGACAAAAATATATACTGGAAATATTAAGTTATACTCTTAATGAGTCCAAGATAGAAAATCTGTAGGGTATTAAATCATAAATACCTTTGAAGGACTTAtctatgtgagaattgtcgtATAGGCACGACTTGAGATTTGGGCTAACcctaataaaatttatataaaaaattaaggtaCTAAGCGCAAGGCCTTTAAATGATGCTAACTGCATAAAGATCCAATTAATCTGTACTGTGTGTGTGATAAGTAGAAGTCTGAGTCAAAGGACTTAGTTCAAGGTTTAATGTACTATAGTTCCTTTAGATAGAAACAATTAACACTAAGTGAGGTTCAAGTCCATGGGACACCTCACCTAAGTTgcccaattttttttatataatttttctacatttaaatcttttttgggtttgttggagttttaacttttcaaaaaaaattaattttaaaaaataaatataccaacttcatcttctaaattttagatattttaaaacTTTAAAACTTTTATCCTTTTTTCAAAGGTTTAAAAGAGTTGCGACTCTTTTGAAAAGAACGTTGGTTCCAGTTTCCATAGGAATACGACATTTTTGAAATATCCTATCTTCGGAAATGCCGCAATGTATCGATCATCGGACAGAGTTTATAAATAGGCTTTAGGTCCAGTATTTTGGAAAACTCAATCCAAATTACTACTTCTCTGCTTCCTGAGACGAAAGAGAgaattcttctcttctttttctttttctcttcttccaaacctctttcaagtttttctttttcattaggTAACTTAAGGACACtgccggctcgagccttaggcgaccgaggcggtcgcctaaggcccccggcccagggaaggcccccacccagtctttttttttttttattccaagGACCAGGGGCAAGCCGGCAAGGGCAGCAGGGGCCAGGGCTATCAGGATGACAGGATTCAGGCTATGAGGCTATCTGGCTTAGCTATGGGCTATGGAGGGAGTCGGCAGCGGGTTTGGGCGGCGGCGACGCGACGGGCGACGGGCGACGGACGACGGGCGACAAGCAACGGGCAAGTGGCAAGTGGCAACGCAACGGCTTTTTCCTCCCTggctcctcccttctctctgaCAGTCCGACTCTCCCCCATTGGGCCCCTTCTCTGCCTTTTTAATGCCGGAACCTTCTCCGGTTCTCGGCACTCGGCATTCGGCACTCGGCAAAACCCTCTCCAGCTCTCCTCGCCGACGTCGCCGTACTGCGCTCCGAGCTCCGTCCTCCGACTCCGACTCCGAGCTCCGGTCCACTGTGCGTCCGTGCAGAGTCCCGTGAGGCCGTGACTCCCGTCCTCTCCTCGGCGTCCAGCGTCCTCaccgactccgagactccgagTCGCCATCCTCGGCTCCTCCGAGTCTCTGACTGTCCGACATCCGACTCCACGCCTCCGCGGCGACCGAGGGCCGAGGCGGTGAGGCCTCCCATCCTCTTCTTGCCGACGTCGCCGACTCGCCGTCCTCGGCCTCCCGTGAGGCTGTGACCGGCGCCGGCGGTGACCCCGTCCTCTCCTCATCTCCTCTGCCGCTCCGGCCGGCGGCCTCCTCGGGGTTCCCGGTTCCCGAGTCCCGACGGacccgacctcctcggctcctcccAAGTCCCAGGGGCCAGCCGGCCAGGCCGCCAGGGCCCAGGCTCCCACGGTCCCACTCCCACCGGGCCACCTCCCGAGACCCGAGTGGGCCGAGTCCCGACCTCCTCCCCTCACTCCCTCAGGCCTCAGTCCCCTGTAACTGTAAGGCTGTAACCCTATTCAttagtttattaattattttttggtctaattaatttttatttagttaagtaattaatttaaaatttgttaTTTTATGGTTCAATTGTAGATTGGTTGTGACTTCACTACTTCAGCGGTTCGGCACTATTCGGCCTCTTCTCGCCGTCGAGTTCGGAACTATTCCACCTCTTCTCGACACAATTAAGTTCGGCACTACTTGTCGGGATCCAAGTTTGTTTTTCTTGACACAATtaagttttatcatttttaactttttaaataaaaattttaaaatttttttatacttattaaaaaattattatttaaataataataaaaaaggccccttctaatgagttcgcctaaggcccccaaatgtattgggccgcccctgcttaAGGAGTCGGCAGGTCAAGCTTTTTCAGCGATCGTACTTGTTAGAAGAGGATCGGACTGAGCTGGGTTGTACCTTGAGGATGGGATCGTTGCAAATCTGCATGCAGAGGGTGAATCACATTCTTAGAGCAGTGTATATCACACGTCTTGATCCATGCAAGCTCTTTTCAATCCTTTGATTTTATTCTtgtagattatttctttataatacctttataaaataaagatatagcaGTTTTTagacaaaatattttttcaacgGAGAGcacaaggaggaggaagaatgggATGGTTGCAAGGTGGCAGGCAACAACGACAGTAGGGAATGATCAAGGAAGGCTGATGTTTgtgaagggagggagggaggtttGAGCTGCAGGACTTGCTCTAGTCCAGGCTGAGGTGCTTGAGGACATGGTGGCTGGGTAGGCACTGGTGATGAGGTCCTCCATGCACTCCTTGTGGAGGTGGGTGGCGTCGCGGTGGGAGCGTCAGATGTCATGGATCCTATCTTCAAGTCTACCAACCGCTTCCCCTTCACCTCTCTACtaccctctctcttctccattcCTCCCATGTTACGTTCTGATTATTCTGAATCATCAGTGTATATATGAGCCACTAATCTGTTTATGTTATAGTAGCTTGTCATTTGTTGttcttcccaaaaaaaaaaaaaaaaaaaaaaactctgctaATCCCAGTGGGAAGGGAATTAAAAGAATAGGGGCCCAATTTTTTTATCAGGCGACAATCACGTGATCATGGTTCCTAACAGAGATAGATGGATGGATGGACCACATTGCAACGAAGAAATAACTAGGACTAAAATGTTTGCCTTCCAAACCTGAAAGGGTATCGGTGTAATTTACtcttcttattattattgtttggTAGGATGATGCCAAATACGGAAAAAATTTAGATATTTCTTTGGGTGCACATGTAGGGGTTGATTGTGGTCCAACATTTGTACTTGTCAATGAACTTGTTTATACTTATAAATTTTGTTGATTTATGTggcaagaaattttttttttgtgaagaaaaacattacaagAAAAAAGTTGTCACACTATTGGTTCGTAGGTAACGTAGCAAGCAGCAAAATTAGGTGCATGCATTGACCTCAACTAAAGATCTAAGAGGCCGAGAACCaactacaaatatatatattttttttagataaaaatgtctactcatgtcatataactctaacgtgagtacatcctgccaaatcacGGAAAAGTAAGAAATACAAGAACGAGGAACATCTGATGCAGACGTTCAAAGAAACTTCCCGAAATACCGGACGACAAAGAAGGCGACTCAGTCTGCTGCCCTGTTTACCTCTCTAAACACGTGTGCTACCTGAAAGTCGTCCATCATTTGAGCCATCCTGTGAGTCTTCCGGATAAGAGGATGAACATCACCATACCTATCCGCCATCCGGATCCAATCGATCATCATAGATGAATCTCTCTATATCTGCTTGATATCAAGTACCAGTCTCACATAGAATACACCCTTTCAGACTGTCTGTCCTCTTCCACAGTCATCTCCATACGAAACGACGGCCATCCAAACAACTTGAAAGGCTCTCTACGGAGTTAGAGGGTCTCGTagctaaaattaaaaaagatttCTAAGGCACATTAAAACTACAATAACTGCGCGGCCGgtccctttcttctttcctctacTGTATCCCTCTTCTTCCCGAAGGCtccttttctcctcctcttcctcttctcctcagCACTCTCCCTTCTCCCACTTCCTATAAATCTTTTGCAATACCTCCACCATTGCTTAATTCCCTCTCAACTGCCCCTTTAACATGGATTTGTTTACTTCTTCTActccaccatcttcttcttcctttactTCTTCTTCTGGGATCGGTGGAGAAAGAGAAAGTGGCAGCTACAGCTCCCTTGTTTCTGAGATGCTTGGAAGGGTGATTTGTGCCATAGTGACCTGTGTTTTTGCCATAGGTtggtttttttctctctctgatGTTCTGCCCTCCAATTTGTTCTTTCTAATGGTGTCTGGCTAGTTAGTCCATCTGTGATGAGATTTTTTATGAAGATGGCAGTGTTCTAGAGGTCTCTTTTGGTTCTTTGTTTGTTGTTTCTAGTTTATCTGTTGACTTGTTGGAAATTTCTCTGGCATTGAAGCAAGAAGAAGGTGATGAAGTTGAGCTCTGCTTCTTTGGTAAAGTTGGTTCTCTCTGTGtatcaagttttgatttcttATGTGGGTGTTTACCAATTTTCCATGGGTTATATGGTTTGCTTGTGCGATCTGATTTGATATTTTGGATTAAGGGTGGGCAATGCTCATGAATTATTTCAATGAGATAATGAAATGAACTACACCATACTTGAAACCCAATCATCAGAATGACCGTACCAATTGATCAAAAAATACACAtgcgatccttttttttttttccttggttGATTTCATGATTATAGTTTCATAAggccttttcttcccaacttGCTTTGTTTGCCATTTTCTgggtttgtaatttttttttttccctcttttcttcGCCAGTTAGATTTGCAAAAGTTTTTGCTTTCCAATTACTTTTTGCAGAAGAGGAGGTAAATGAGACTTGCtacaaattctttgcaaagcaTTGGCTGAtaattgtttttccttttgttttggtGTAGTTGGTTCATTCATAGGGGCTGTCACAGGTTCTTTGATTGGCCTAGCCACCGAAAGTGGTTTATTCCGAGGGGCTGGAATTGGAGCTATTTCTGGAGCTGTTTTCTCAATCGAGGTTGTCGAATCATCTCTTGATCTCTGGAACTCCAATGAATCAGGGATTTGGAGTATCTTATACCTGGTAAGTCAAAAGCATTCAAATGAGTCTTTGGAGAGCTAAAAGGCTGAAATTATCAAACATTCGTAGGGAGCAACCTATTACCATCTGCAAACTAAGTAGCTGCATTACTCCTCTAATTCAGCAACAGACAAGGTCTAACATTTTTCAAGTCCTCCTttttatatttgagagagagcaTTGCTTATCTCATACTAAAGCCTCACAATAGAAGGAAGATTGATTCAAAGCCATGTTAGATATTTTACTGTAATTTGATTCTTAACAGATGGACATTGTCTCTAGTCTTTTGAGTGGAAGGCTTGTTCGAGAGAAGGTTGGACCAGCTGTCCAAAGTGCAGTGCAGAGTCAGGTATCCACTTATTTGGAGATGAATTCTAGCACTTGAAATAAACTAGCTGTTAAATTATCTTGGATAATTCTGGATGTTCTTTGAGTGAAGATGAGTGCCCTGGACTCACCCTACATAGAGGTTCCTGATTTCTTTGAAACTGGAGACCCGGTGGGCATGTCGAAGGATTCTGTCGACAAGCTCCCAAAGATTGAAATTACTACAGATAACAATGTGGATGCCTCAGGTGACAGAATCTGCTGTTCGGTATGCCTGCAGGTTGCAAATTCCTCTTTGTAAATTATTTGGATGCACAATAATTTGATTGCGTGTTAGCTTCCTAATTAATTAGTATCGTCTAAGCGACTGGATTTACTTTGTAGGACTTCCAAATTGGAGAGACAGCAAGGAGCTTGCCTGAGTGTCGGCACATATTCCATTTACCGTGCATCGATAATTGGCTTACTAGACATGGTTCTTGCCCTCTGTGCAGGAGGGATATTGAGATCCTTTCCCTGTAAACGAGGGTAGATGCTTTCTTTGCAACGTCCATATAAACAAATATGGTTTTGAATCTGTTTTTATTACAGACaagtttatttgtggtttaacaatttttaaaagttttgccTGCCATCTGTATCAGCTAACTATTTCGTGTATAATTTGTTGTTAATATTTCCCTTCTTAAAATCAGTAATTGTATAAAGGAATGTAGTGTCGTGTGGACTGCAATATCTACCTTAAAGAGAATATTGTGTCAAAGTAAATGTTGGATAAAACTGTGAATTTTGTAGTTAAAAATGATTATATGACAGGAAAATTAGGGACTGTATCATTTGAATTATTGGAGAAACTGCCCAAATTGCATGCCcatgaaaaaattatttaagcagGTTTCAGCAAATGTGTGGCTTGGTTCGATGCTGAAGTGACAAGAAAGAGGGGATAAATGGAAGTTGTGaggaaggattagaaagagccACAAGATGATCCTTAGTAGAAATTAACGACGAACAAAACTTGTGCAAGTCGAACATGGATAGCAAGTCCTGTTAGTGTTAAGCTTGGGTGATGGCAGAGCTGTTTCACAGTTTGGATGCCACAATCAAATTTTCCTCACATTTTCAGCTGTTTCTGTCCTGAAATTTTGTAGTTCTTCTTGAGTTATATTTATGCACTTTGCAAACCAAATTCTAAATAACTGCTCAAGTAAAACTTTGtctgaaaaattaattttatggaCCACTCTCCATGGCATCATGGTCGGCCATGTCTGAAAGACTTTTCAACTTGACATCATGGTATGGTTGAGAACTGGACGTCCTACCGAATTCATGATTTTTTACTTCCATCTTCTTGTTGGGTAGTCCATAAATCCACCTGGCCGTCTTCTTCATGACAGGGATTGCTGATAATGATAGCAAGCCAAACTTGTTATTTTCTGATCTTGATTTCTAATCTTCTGCTTTGCAGAGTTGCAATCATATTTCAGGCATAGTTGATTGACAATCATATTTTGCTCTACAAGCAGGCATATCTTGATGGCATAAATCCATCTAAAATTATTAAAGCAGGTGTAGTTATTTAATGTGCACGTGGGAATGTCAGTCTCTCCATATTGATGAGTTAATGCATCTTCAAGTTGCaacttatatttatatataatttcatTTTAACTATTCTAAGTTTGGATAAATAGGGTACAAGGGGAAATGGGGGAGGTCCCATTAATAGCATGCAATTAAGAGCAAGGATTTAAGACAAGTGATGCAGCAGAATATTAGTAGATGGAATCTGCCCTTGTACAAATGGTTTAGGAGAATTATTAGATTTGATATAGGTATTTTGATTACTAAGATTTGAA
Proteins encoded in this window:
- the LOC120110897 gene encoding NEP1-interacting protein 1-like; protein product: MDLFTSSTPPSSSSFTSSSGIGGERESGSYSSLVSEMLGRVICAIVTCVFAIVGSFIGAVTGSLIGLATESGLFRGAGIGAISGAVFSIEVVESSLDLWNSNESGIWSILYLMDIVSSLLSGRLVREKVGPAVQSAVQSQMSALDSPYIEVPDFFETGDPVGMSKDSVDKLPKIEITTDNNVDASGDRICCSVCLQDFQIGETARSLPECRHIFHLPCIDNWLTRHGSCPLCRRDIEILSL